ATCAGGTTCATTCTGTCATGGCGCGGCGGTGAGATTTATTTGCTGTTACTTCGGGTACCTGTTTCTGCAGTAATTACTCAGCGGGCGAAGCCACATGTGTGTTTGatcacataaaacacaaaggCACCCCAGAGGGTCGACACCGTGCCTGTAACAGCACATCTGCACCTGTAAAAGTTCACATCACACCTCATTGAAGCCCAACAGAGAGAACTGAACCTCTGGCCTTCCTCTAACTCTGTTTGTTCTCCGATAGGGACATGGCCATGGCCTCAACATCAGCATCCACATCAGGACCGACTTTGGGGTCGGATTCGGAGGTTTCTCATCTGGGAGGCATTGAGGCCTTGAAGCTGAAGGTGGGTCCGGTGAGGAGGAACCTCTTCGGGCCCGTCGAccaccagcagctgcagaagGACTTCCAGCGGCTGCTCTGCATGAGTGTGGAGGTGGCCAACAAGCGCTGGAACTTTGACTTCCAGAGCGACGTGCCGGGGAACGGCTCCAGCATGGAGTGGGAGGCTCTGAGGTGGCAGGACGTTCCGGTGTTTTACCGCAGCTGTATGGTGCAGCCGGCGGCGAGGCCTGCAGCCGAGGCGACGAAAGCCAAGAGGTGGGCGTCGTCTTCGTCCAGCGAGGGTTCACCGGTGTCCAGCAGCTCATCTGGGTCCGGCGACGAGTATCTGGAAGTGACCACAAGGGGGTGCTACCGGCTCCAACGGCCGGGGAAACGCAGACAGGCGGCCATCACAGGTGAGTTTGCTTAATACGTTGCAGGTTTGACCAAAATTACACGATAGATCAAAGCCAGAACCTGTAAAAACACTATGAATCGTCtgtttttcaactttccaaatGGTCTTGAACAAATGATTTGaggtttttgcttttgtctggaaaccaaatctaagctttaattcatgatatttaattaaaatcacttcaCTGTTTACTTTAATTAGatttgacaaagaaaaactaAGATTGTGCACTCCTCAGTGCAACCAAAAAGCCATTGGTAACTCAGCTGATAATGTGACTAAAATTAGCGGACTtctcaggtgaactgcaggcagtgtaccGTTTTCAGGAActcaaatctgtaaaaaactaaatattctgaGCTTCTAGATGCAACCGGAAAATGATTagcagcttgtgtgtgtgtaacagctaaatggcaaaaaaattaaaacttttcagctgaactgcaggcagtgtattcAGCAGAGTAAGGAAGAGACAAGTATGggaataaattaataatatcagatttaatatttttgtttcaagGTCACAGTTGGAGAGAGCTAAGCCTGTAATTTCCCGTCTATTTCTCTAAACGTCGACCTCACTCCTAACTGATTGGCGTTGTGTTCTTTCTCTCCAGATTTCTTCAAGGTGAAGAAGAGGAAGCTGCTGCATTACAAAGTATCATCTCGGCAGTAGAAGAAAAGCACAACGAGACCCAGTGGACGATCACCAAGTGGTCGACTTCCTTCACGCATCACCTCACCTTCATCCTTTTGTATATATGTAGCAATTTGTAAGTGACTGTCCACAAGCACATACGTGCGTGGGCTTAGAAACCTCTGACACCACATACCTTTCATTTTCAGCACAGGAAAGCTACCATTTAACACAGCTCGGACTGTAGAAACGGTTTTTGTGGATAACTATATAGTGTATATTCTCTATACTGTTTTACTCAGCTTTTGACTATACTGTGAAATCATTTTGAATGCACTCTTTCAGGAGTTGGAAGAGGTTAATTCTCCTCTTGAAAAGTCTTCAACCTCAGCCCTtgacctgtttttttccccctcccgTCAGAAGAGGTTTTGATTAGACCAGTTACTATTCCTGGAACCACACGTAGCCTTTTAGCCTCGGCCCTGACAGCTCGAGTTGAGCCGGGGGTCGAAACCTCGCCTCGAGGGTTCAAAGTTTGGCAGCGCGACTGCGATTACCTCCAGGTTAAAGGTCAGCGGTGGAGGTTTCAGCTCCTGAGATGAAGCGGTCGTACCTGTACGAGAAAATTCtgagcaataataataatagtaaagtTTCACATgtgactatttatttattattcgcGATGCTAGGTCAtcgttaaaaataaaataaaattaaaaacatagtAAAACGAGGTAAGATAAGGTGTTTTTAAGATGCCATCGCCCCCCAAAATTATGCCTTGTGGCTCTTTTACACTCCACTGTTGCCACCCTAAAAGTATCGGCCATTTTCCACCATCacaactttgcaaaaaaaaaaaaagtacaaataacaAACTATATTCTCTTTTTGCTTTGTATTATTCGCATAATGGGGTTGTAAAAAATGTTAATGGTGACAGACCGAAACATATCAGGTGGTATGTTTTCATCAGCTTTATGCTTTAAATAATGTAGcattttttcactctttgtctTCATGCGATGATGTCCACCTTGTAGGTTTTTATTCACGCCTCTTTTCTCCATGAAGGGAATGTAGTGTTTTATCACTGTGTTGCAGCTCAGAGGAACCTAAACTTTTTGGTTTCTGCTTttgataattttctttttttttctatatctaTATTTGAAGAGTCAAgctgtgtcacatttttccgTCGCTGTGCAGTTTTTATAGTGTTTGCTTTGTATATCTTTATATATATGTTTGCAtataagtgtttgtgtgtcagtgagtgTGTTtagtttcaggtttttcatgAGTTTTTATGGCAGCTGAGGCAGTTGAACCAAAGGAATTGTTGTGCCATTAAATAAGAGACATTTTTATCAGTTATGGGTAACAGGAAGTCAACGGAAGGTCAAgatttttactttgaaatacTTTTAACCCTCCGAAAACCAcagttaaaatgccaaaaaaaaacatttaaaaaatgggcaaaacaaaaagtagattttcctgaattatatattttacaaaaatatctaaaaataaatcaacatgtacgaCATTTTTCAATTGCCCAAAGGCATTAACAATACTGGAGAAATGGTTTTCATACTTGTTTAATGtctgcacagcctgcagttcaatctagTTTGGCtggaaaagtccctgaatttttgcttTGTGACTTTTAGTTCCACTTGTGTCACTTGTGGCTTCCTGGTTGCACTGGGAAGTacagaattttattatttttttttaaacagaatctcTTTCATGTAAATGGTTAATTTGGggactttttaaatgtaaccTGTAGAAACTTTCCCAATTTTAAAGTTACATTTGGTTAAATTCCCAACTTCATCAAACTTTTCAGCAGGATTTGGCCtttagagggttaaaatgtcaagtttacagtatttaaaaggTGAGGCTGTTGGCTTTCTGTGACCCATAACAcaatcttctgtttttttcccctcagtacgttaattgtcattttttaaatatggaCAAGAAGCCATAACCAGGGTTAATCCGCTCTTTACTACCTCATCGTGTGATTCAGTAACCGAAAAACAATCAGTGTAGCTCAGGTTGTTTGCATGTACAGGCCACGAAAGAGAGACCGAGAGATGGACCCATAGAGGGGCGGAAGGGTTAAAGCTTGTTATTGTGTTGTGGTAAAAGCTGTTGAGGTTCAGCGCTTCGTGTCGAGTTTCACATCAGGTAAAAGAGTCAGTGTGTCAGAGCTCGACGTAAAGGAAACCCCGATCCCCGGAGGGGGGAGGCGGCCGGCTTTTGTTgtcactctttgctttgacagcGGTTGGGGGGAGGACGACGGGGAAAAAGGGACGAACTTTAATAGAAAACCTTCACGAGAGAAAATGTCTGAGACCCTTCCTCGATCAAAGGGTCCCTCCAGCCAGACGAGCGGCCTCAGATTCAGACATGCTTTTGTTTCCCCCCTTAAAAagtctctcagtctctcttttgTGAACCGGCTGCCTCAGTCTGTGCGAAAAATCAGCATGAAAGCAGTTGTTTGTAATCATGTtgtgctctttttttcccccatcattccacacagagtcacagattttaaaataacCGACATGGTTTAAAAATCGTCAGGATTTCTTGCTTGTTTGTCAgcttatatatatgtgtgtgtgtgtgtgtgtgtgtgtgtgtgtgtgtgtgtgagactgttTGTGTGCATCTTTCAAGACGAAACTTTCAAAGTCTATATTAacttatttgcagtttttgtcttttgtttttgtgcggAAATAATTCTAAATTCACCTTTTTTGCTACaactaattgtattttttttctcctgaaacTACACCTTTGCACTACTTTAAAATGTGGTTGACAAAAGAACTACTTTTCTAGagcagtctttaaaaaaaaacaaacttaaaaatcCTCATTGAAAAACTGAGACACAGATGAGGAATTTGTTGACAATTAAACCTCTCCCATAAGACACTAtggagaggaaaaataaaaataaaaatctcacaGTGCTCAAGCAAACGCTGCTTCCCTAATTCACTTGTCGCAGCTATATCGAGGTGtagtgttttccattttttttgactTTGTATATGCATGAATGTATGATAATATTTGTATACCAgttgtaataattttattgtaatttaatacTGGTATATGTATCCTTGCAACATGTAAGAACTGTATGAGATCAAAATCatatcctttttttaaataggaATATTTGTATAGAAAATGTTAAAGATTCTGTTGCTGGGTTGTTGGTGCACTGTTGCCTTTCATCATGTCATATAGTGTGcgcaaattaataaaatgttatatTGATTTAAGCCGTAAATTACTGGTCTGACGTGTTTTCTGCTACTGTTACATTGTGGTTGATTTTGCACTAATATCGCCCCCTGGTGGTTCTTGTGTGGAATTGCAAATTTCACCAAAGcagatgatttttattttgttgcaagCGATAATAATGACACTTAATTTCCTGAAACCCAAaatcctgtctcatttttattcactgttggctcattttccactgctatgtaaagtcctgcatctctatggaaactacacaaccatggctagaagtagagagacctcaaaaatgtcttcagtttgacagttaaattaagaaaaaaaatttttaaaaatgttttacaaaattttttaaGAACTAGAATCAGCGTGGGCAACATTTttcgtctcctctctgctctgggaataaacagcctgcagttcacctgaaaactttctgaatttttgccatgtgACGGCTGATCAGAGCCGAGTCAATCATGGCTTCTATGCTGAGCTGAGAAGAACaaaattttttagtttttgccaGAATTGTGTTCATTCAACTGcttcattttttgtgattttaaaatgacaggtaaagttattttgatggaaAATCATGTAAGTGTAGATTTGGTTTATCATGCCAATGTCACTCATGAATAGTTCAAGAATCCTTGGAAAGTAAGAAAGTTCTGACAAATcctcctgtttttacagttcctgTATGCAATAAACAGTATGCTTTTCAAACATCCCAATTCCCTCGacattaataaagtatctatccatccatccgtaGGGTGTCAAAGCTCAGTTTCGTATACATTTCCACACATACCATAATAATCTTATCTCAAATACTCAGTCTGCAAAAcatatgttgcatttatttcagaAAGAAAGTAAAATGCATTTACATCGGTTCAAAATCGAAAAGTtcacataaattaaaataaaaacgaGTTTAAAATGCACCACAGATAGTGTTACACATTCCACATCTATTTCAACTGACATTCTATTACACTTAATTGGCTCATTGGGGGACAAAAGCAATGAAATTCTCC
This is a stretch of genomic DNA from Amphiprion ocellaris isolate individual 3 ecotype Okinawa chromosome 21, ASM2253959v1, whole genome shotgun sequence. It encodes these proteins:
- the cdkn1d gene encoding cyclin-dependent kinase inhibitor 1D isoform X2, with the translated sequence MAMASTSASTSGPTLGSDSEVSHLGGIEALKLKVGPVRRNLFGPVDHQQLQKDFQRLLCMSVEVANKRWNFDFQSDVPGNGSSMEWEALRWQDVPVFYRSCMVQPAARPAAEATKAKRWASSSSSEGSPVSSSSSGSGDEYLEVTTRGCYRLQRPGKRRQAAITDFFKVKKRKLLHYKVSSRQ
- the cdkn1d gene encoding cyclin-dependent kinase inhibitor 1D isoform X1 encodes the protein MKTGDMAMASTSASTSGPTLGSDSEVSHLGGIEALKLKVGPVRRNLFGPVDHQQLQKDFQRLLCMSVEVANKRWNFDFQSDVPGNGSSMEWEALRWQDVPVFYRSCMVQPAARPAAEATKAKRWASSSSSEGSPVSSSSSGSGDEYLEVTTRGCYRLQRPGKRRQAAITDFFKVKKRKLLHYKVSSRQ